In Alphaproteobacteria bacterium US3C007, one genomic interval encodes:
- a CDS encoding bifunctional metallophosphatase/5'-nucleotidase, whose protein sequence is MFHRFIILLGLCSLWPGLAQADFSLTVLHTNDFHARFEPISKYDSGCSAEHNSEGKCFGGSARLVTAVAEARARAQNSILVDGGDQFQGTLFYTYYKGKLAAELMNKLGYDGMTVGNHEFDDGPEVLRGFIDNVEFPVLMSNADVSREKLLADKLPKSAIIERGGELIGLIGLTPEDTDELASPGDNITFSDPIRAVQNEVDHLSAQGVNKIIVLSHSSYMVDRRVAAKTTGVDVIVGGHSNTYLSNLSDRAEGPYPTMVGTTAIVQAYAYGKFLGELNLLFDDQGQILSATGEPLIMDAAVKEDAVTKSRIAEAAEPLSEIINTVVADAAGFIDGERNTCRVQECEMGNLITDAMLAEVSSRGVQIAIQNSGGIRASIDQGPVTMGEVLTVLPFQNTLSTFEISGAVLLAALENGVSQIEEVAGRFPQVAGMRYTVDRAAEIGARVSAVQIAGQPLELDRVYRAVSNNYVRNGGDGYKMFRGAQNAYDFGPDLADVLAAFMAAAPDYRSRIEGRITFK, encoded by the coding sequence CTGTGCAGTTTATGGCCCGGACTCGCGCAGGCAGATTTCAGCCTGACCGTGTTGCACACCAATGATTTTCACGCGCGTTTTGAGCCGATTAGTAAATATGACAGCGGTTGCAGCGCTGAACATAACAGTGAAGGGAAATGTTTTGGAGGTTCGGCGCGTTTGGTGACCGCCGTTGCCGAGGCGCGTGCACGGGCGCAAAACAGCATTTTGGTTGACGGGGGCGACCAGTTTCAAGGCACTTTGTTTTATACATATTACAAAGGAAAATTGGCGGCTGAGCTGATGAATAAGCTGGGATATGATGGCATGACCGTGGGCAATCATGAATTTGATGACGGCCCCGAAGTGCTTCGAGGCTTTATTGATAATGTGGAGTTCCCCGTTTTGATGTCAAATGCGGATGTCAGCCGGGAAAAGCTTTTGGCTGATAAGTTGCCAAAGTCTGCGATTATTGAGCGGGGAGGCGAATTGATCGGCTTGATCGGGTTAACACCTGAGGACACGGATGAACTGGCCTCTCCGGGCGATAATATTACGTTTTCGGATCCTATTAGGGCCGTGCAAAATGAGGTTGATCATCTAAGCGCGCAAGGGGTGAATAAGATCATTGTCTTGTCGCATTCGAGCTATATGGTGGATCGACGGGTTGCGGCCAAGACCACGGGCGTTGATGTGATCGTGGGCGGGCATTCAAACACGTATTTATCAAACCTGTCCGATCGTGCAGAAGGTCCTTATCCCACGATGGTGGGGACAACCGCGATTGTGCAAGCTTACGCCTATGGAAAATTTCTGGGTGAGTTGAATCTTCTATTTGATGATCAGGGTCAGATCCTATCTGCGACCGGCGAGCCATTGATTATGGATGCTGCGGTTAAAGAAGATGCGGTAACAAAATCTCGAATTGCAGAAGCTGCCGAACCATTGAGCGAAATTATCAACACGGTTGTTGCCGATGCTGCTGGTTTTATCGATGGTGAGCGGAACACATGTCGCGTGCAAGAATGCGAGATGGGCAATTTGATCACCGATGCGATGCTGGCCGAAGTGAGCAGCCGCGGCGTTCAGATCGCCATTCAAAATAGCGGCGGGATCCGGGCATCGATTGATCAAGGCCCGGTAACGATGGGAGAGGTTTTAACCGTGTTGCCGTTTCAAAATACGTTATCGACTTTTGAGATTTCAGGCGCGGTTTTACTTGCTGCGCTGGAGAATGGTGTGAGCCAAATTGAAGAGGTGGCGGGGCGGTTTCCGCAGGTTGCGGGCATGCGATATACGGTTGATCGCGCTGCCGAAATTGGAGCGCGGGTGAGTGCGGTGCAGATTGCTGGTCAGCCGCTTGAGTTAGATCGGGTCTATCGAGCTGTGTCTAACAATTATGTGCGCAATGGTGGAGACGGCTATAAAATGTTCCGAGGGGCGCAAAACGCCTATGATTTTGGCCCTGATCTGGCGGATGTATTGGCCGCCTTTATGGCGGCAGCTCCAGATTATAGATCCAGGATTGAAGGCCGTATTACCTTCAAATAA